Proteins encoded in a region of the Diabrotica undecimpunctata isolate CICGRU chromosome 10, icDiaUnde3, whole genome shotgun sequence genome:
- the LOC140452132 gene encoding uncharacterized protein yields MKITLVLTLLFCVGLTVFAQRTREPEPEPADDPEPEFDCDNCILFTTVIKDLVEDGETLDEVERDADRLCGVLPGDLREYCEHNLLPKVDRIYGQLQKHTPQEVCDNLNLC; encoded by the exons ATGAAGATTACATTGGTTTTGACTCTCTTGTTCTGCGTCG GTCTGACCGTATTCGCTCAAAGAACCCGTGAGCCTGAACCCGAGCCTGCCGACGATCCTGAGCCTGA ATTTGACTGCGACAACTGTATATTATTTACCACTGTTATCAAGGATTTAGTCGAAGATGGAGAAACCTTG GATGAAGTTGAAAGAGACGCAGACAGATTATGTGGTGTTTTACCAGGTGACTTGAGAGAATATTGTGAACATAATTTGCTCCCAAAAGTTGATAGAATCTATGGCCAGTTACAGAAACATACTCCCCAGGAAGTATGCGATAATTTGAACTTGTGTTAG